In a genomic window of Thunnus thynnus chromosome 16, fThuThy2.1, whole genome shotgun sequence:
- the eif5a2 gene encoding eukaryotic translation initiation factor 5A-2 — MADDDFTTADSGASSTFPMQCSALRKNGFVMLKGRPCKIVEMTTSKTGKHGHAKVHLTGLDIFTQKKYEDICPSTHNMDVPHVTRKDYQVIGVSEGFLTLMDDGGETREDLRVPPGDLGKEIEKKFDDEEQFVATVLRALDEEQVVGTKVLT, encoded by the exons ATGGCAGATGATGATTTCACCACCGCGGACTCTGGGGCCTCTTCAACATTCCCCATGCAGTGCTCTGCACTGAGGAAGAACGGCTTTGTCATGCTGAAAGGACGTCCCTGTAAGATCGTTGAAATGACTACCTCTAAGACTGGCAAGCATGGGCATGCTAAG GTTCACCTTACTGGACTTGACATCTTTACCCAGAAGAAGTATGAAGATATCTGCCCATCTACACATAACATGGATGTCCCACATGTCACAAGGAAAGACTACCAG GTAATTGGTGTCTCAGAGGGTTTCTTGACCCTGATGGATGACGGTGGAGAAACCAGAGAAGACCTTAGAGTGCCACCGGGTGACTTGGGCAAAGAAATCGAGAAGAAGTTCGATGATGAAGAACAGTTTGTG GCTACTGTGTTGAGAGCTTTGGATGAAGAGCAGGTAGTCGGCACCAAGGTCCTGACTTAA